The following is a genomic window from Amycolatopsis sp. BJA-103.
GGGCGGCGCCCTGGGCGACATCGTGGGCAACTCCGGAGAACTGGCCAGCGAACTCGCCGGAGCCGAGGACGAGCTGAACACGCTCACATCGGCCGTAGCCGATTTCACTGTCATTCCCACATACGTCACTGTCGAGGCCGAGGTTACGCGACTCGGTCAACGGATCCGCGGGCTGAACAACCAGATCGTCTCCGACCGGGAGTACCTTGCCCAACTGGAAAGTTCATTCGACGAAGTACAGACGGCCCGGTCCGCCGGGCTCGTCGAGCTGTACGCCGCTGCCGAGGTCCAGCTTCCCGCAGTCGCGCTGGCCGCCTACGACGACGTGCAGACATTCCACGACTCCATCATCGCCAACCGACGCCAGTACCTCGCCGCCGAGATTCGGCGCATTAACGGGGACCTCACCACCAACACCGCCGAGCGGGACCGCATCGCAGGGCAGCGCTCCGACGGACTGCGGCTGCTTGCCAGTGGCGGTGCCGTTGAAACGCTGCTCGAGTTGCAACGCGACATTGCCAAGCGTCAGGTCCGGGTGGAGCAACTCCGGCAACGCTACGAAAACGCCGTCGCCTTGGAATCGCAGCAGGGCGAGCTCCGACTCGAACGCCAGACCCTCGCTGCCAACCTCACCCGCGATCTTGCTGAACGCCAACAGGTGCTCCGCCCGGCCTTTGTCATCTTCGAGCGCCTGTCGCAACGCCTCTACGCCGACCAGCAGCACGGTCGCCTGGTCATCAACGCCACCGACAACGGCCCCGAGACCAGCGCCACAATTCCCCGTGGTCGCAGCAAGGGCATCACCAACATGCAGGTCTACTGCTTCGACATCACCCTCGTCACCTTGTGGTCCCGTCAGCAGCGTGGCCCCGGCTTCCTCGTCCACGACAGCCACCTCTTCGACGGTG
Proteins encoded in this region:
- a CDS encoding DUF2326 domain-containing protein, which encodes MIHEVASSLPQFKTLRFTQGLNIVLADRTEKSEQTDTRNGSGKSSLVEIFHYLLGGRADPRSMFRQPPLDAHWFAMTFDLAGQRVRVQRDGATPGKVTVASINDEGVVENEETISNEQWKQRLAADVFGLTGGGDWAPSFRSCISYFLRRQSVGAFQTPAKHFSQQMTWDVQVNLSFLLGLDVELPRAWQRLRERERQMDTLRKAAKGGALGDIVGNSGELASELAGAEDELNTLTSAVADFTVIPTYVTVEAEVTRLGQRIRGLNNQIVSDREYLAQLESSFDEVQTARSAGLVELYAAAEVQLPAVALAAYDDVQTFHDSIIANRRQYLAAEIRRINGDLTTNTAERDRIAGQRSDGLRLLASGGAVETLLELQRDIAKRQVRVEQLRQRYENAVALESQQGELRLERQTLAANLTRDLAERQQVLRPAFVIFERLSQRLYADQQHGRLVINATDNGPETSATIPRGRSKGITNMQVYCFDITLVTLWSRQQRGPGFLVHDSHLFDGVDERQRASALQLGAEYAAAEGFQYVVTLNSDEIPKELPDGTLVEDFVLPQRLTDHGEDGGLFGIRF